A region of Vigna radiata var. radiata cultivar VC1973A chromosome 10, Vradiata_ver6, whole genome shotgun sequence DNA encodes the following proteins:
- the LOC106774603 gene encoding uncharacterized protein At4g37920, chloroplastic isoform X1 encodes MELSTANAILPPRLSVSTPRAASVRSLKSSVPFPRFIIRAQREFERMRGLRPRATVSDGRSREAVDESRMHRICDKLIGVFMVDKPTPTDWRRLLAFSREWNNLKPQFFARCQERADAEEDPAMKEKLLRLARKLKQIDEDVQRHNDLLDVVKQDPSEISEIVSKRRKDFTEEFFIHFYTVAESYYDNKEKQNELAKIGNACLAAVQAYDAATESIEQVNAAELKFQDIISSPSLDAACRKIDNLAEKKELDSTLVLMITKAWSAAKESDMMKEEVKDILYHLYKTAVGNLQRLVPKEVRIVKYLIQIDDPEEQLSALKDAFTPGEELEGKDVDNLYTTPEKLHTWIKSVVDAYHLSREGSLIREARDLMSPEIIQKLEVLKMVVERNFM; translated from the exons ATGGAGTTGAGCACCGCCAACGCGATTCTTCCACCAAGGTTATCCGTTTCCACACCCCGCGCAGCTTCCGTTCGAAGCCTCAAATCCTCCGTTCCGTTCCCCCGTTTCATCATCCGCGCCCAACGCGAATTCGAGA GAATGAGAGGATTGCGACCCCGTGCGACTGTGAGTGACGGCCGTTCCCGTGAGGCGGTGGACGAAAGCCGAATGCATAGAATTTGTGACAAGCTGATTGGGGTTTTCATGGTGGACAAGCCCACCCCAACCGATTGGAGAAGGTTGTTAGCTTTCAGCAGAGAATGGAACAACCTCAAGCCTCAGTTCTTTGCGCGCTGTCAAGAAAGAGCCGATGCCGAAGAGGATCCCGCCATGAAGGAGAAGTTGCTACGCCTTGCAAGAAAGCTCAAACag ATTGATGAGGATGTGCAGAGACACAATGACCTTCTTGATGTGGTAAAACAAGATCCTTCAGAAATTAGTGAGATTGTCTCCAAGCGTCGTAAAGATTTTACCGAGGAGTTCTTTATTCACTTTTATACAGTGGCTGAATCCTACTATGATAacaaagaaaagcaaaatg AATTGGCAAAGATTGGGAACGCATGCTTGGCCGCTGTACAAGCCTATGATGCTGCAACTGAAAGCATTGAACAGGTAAATGCTGCAGAGTTGAAATTCCAAGATATTATCAGTTCTCCTTCGCTTGATGCTGCCTGCAGGAAGATAGACAATTTGGCTGAAAAAAAAGAACTTGACTCAACATTGGTATTGATGATCACCAAAGCTTGGTCAGCTGCGAAGGAGTCGGACATGATGAAAGAAGAG GTAAAGGATATCCTATATCATTTATACAAGACTGCTGTGGGAAATCTTCAGAGACTCGTGCCGAAAGAGGTTAGAATAGTGAAGTATCTTATTCAAATCGATGATCCGGAAGAGCAACTGTCTGCCCTCAAAGATGCATTTACACCTGGAGAAGAGCTTGAAGGAAAGGATGTGGATAATTTGTACAC GACACCAGAGAAGCTTCACACTTGGATAAAGAGTGTGGTCGATGCTTATCATTTGAGTAGAGAAGGTAGCCTCATTAGGGAAGCAAGGGATCTGATGAGTCCGGAAATCATCCAAAAATTGGAGGTGCTCAAGATGGTTGTCGAAAGGAACTTCATGTGA
- the LOC106775402 gene encoding uncharacterized protein LOC106775402 isoform X3 — translation MASISPSSSNSTSTPYVTDLTKQLRLHEVALAELNNHPSSRVQQLQHKKKKKKIRGCVSEEWELIFSHNHPNGNSNGTERT, via the exons ATGGCATCGATTTCTCCTTCTTCAAGCAATTCAACCTCCACGCCATATGTTACTGATCTGACAAAGCAACTGAGGCTCCACGAAGTCGCCTTAGCCGAGCTCAACAACCACCCTTCTTCCAGA GTTCAGCAATTGCAgcataaaaagaagaaaaaaaaaattagag GCTGTGTATCGGAAGAATGGGAACTTATTTTTTCGCACAACCATCCAAACGGCAACAGCAATGGAACAGA AAGAACTTGA
- the LOC106775402 gene encoding uncharacterized protein LOC106775402 isoform X4: MASISPSSSNSTSTPYVTDLTKQLRLHEVALAELNNHPSSRAVYRKNGNLFFRTTIQTATAMEQRLKRSRKEKSL; the protein is encoded by the exons ATGGCATCGATTTCTCCTTCTTCAAGCAATTCAACCTCCACGCCATATGTTACTGATCTGACAAAGCAACTGAGGCTCCACGAAGTCGCCTTAGCCGAGCTCAACAACCACCCTTCTTCCAGA GCTGTGTATCGGAAGAATGGGAACTTATTTTTTCGCACAACCATCCAAACGGCAACAGCAATGGAACAGA gaCTAAAGAGGAGCAGGAAAGAAAAGTCACTTTGA
- the LOC106776021 gene encoding cysteine desulfurase 1, chloroplastic yields MEVLLPKLPSFKFPSPSHCCSITIRSSSIVRFGLRRVSSLSVSASTVNEAVAQPAIDSPSLGHSTRPHFPILHQEVNGSKLVYLDNAATSQKPTNVLKALQNYYEGYNSNVHRGIHFLSAKATDEYESARRKVASFINASDSREIVFTKNASEAINLVAYSWGLSNLKPEDEIILTVAEHHSAIVPWQLVAEKVGAVLKFVDLNQDGIPDIGKLKDLFSRKTKIVVVHHVSNVLASVLPIRDIAQWAHDVGAKVLVDACQSVPHMVVDVQSLNVDFLVASSHKMCGPTGIGFLYGRIDLLSSMPPFLGGGEMISDVYLDHSTYAEPPSRFEAGTPAIGEAIGLGAAIDYLSGIGMQTIHDYEVELGRYLYERLLSVPNIRIYGPAPSENVQRAALCSFNVENLHPTDLATFLDQQHGVAIRSGHHCAQPLHRFLGVSSSARASLYFYNTKEDVDYFIYALNDTVSFFNSFK; encoded by the exons ATGGAAGTTTTGCTGCCAAAACTTCCTTCTTTCAAATTTCCAAGTCCCAGTCACTGCTGCTCGATCACTATTAGGAGCTCGTCAATTGTAAGATTTGGGTTGCGACGCGTATCGTCTCTCTCTGTTTCTGCATCAACTGTCAACGAAGCTGTAGCTCAGCCAGCTATTGACTCCCCATCTTTGGGGCACTCCACCCGTCCGCACTTTCCTATACTTCACCAG GAAGTAAATGGCTCAAAACTTGTTTACTTAGACAATGCAGCAACTTCTCAGAAGCCCACCAATGTATTGAAGGCATTGCAAAACTACTATGAAGGTTACAATTCAAATGTTCATCGGGGCATACATTTCTTGAG TGCAAAGGCCACAGATGAGTATGAATCAGCTAGAAGGAAAGTTGCATCTTTTATAAATGCTTCTGATTCTAGAGAGATTGTATTCACAAAGAATGCTTCTGAAGCTATCAACCTTGTTGCTTATTCTTGGGGGTTGTCAAATTTAAAACCAGAAGACGAG ATCATACTTACAGTTGCTGAGCATCACAGTGCGATTGTTCCTTGGCAACTAGTAGCTGAAAAAGTAGGGGCTGTTTTGAAATTTGTGGATTTAAACCAAGATGGAATTCCAGATATAGGAAAATTGAAAGATTTGTTCTCACGGAAGACCAAAATAGTAGTTGTCCATCATGTTTCAAATGTGCTTG CTTCTGTCCTTCCTATTAGAGATATTGCACAATGGGCACATGATGTTGGAGCAAAAGTTCTTGTAGATGCTTGTCAGAGTGTTCCACACATGGTGGTTGACGTCCAGAGCCTTAATGTTGATTTTCTTGTTGCTTCTTCTCACAAG ATGTGTGGGCCCACGGGAATTGGATTCTTATATGGTAGAATAGACCTCTTATCTTCCATGCCTCCATTTTTAG GTGGTGGTGAAATGATTTCTGATGTATATCTTGATCATTCAACTTATGCCGAACCTCCTTCCAG ATTTGAGGCTGGAACACCAGCTATTGGGGAAGCAATTGGTTTAGGAGCAGCAATTGATTACTTATCTGGGATTGGTATGCAAACTATACATGATTATGAG GTGGAGCTAGGTAGATATCTGTACGAAAGGCTTCTTTCAGTCCCAAACATTCGTATCTATGGGCCAGCACCTTCAGAAAATGTCCAACGAGCAGCTCTTTGTTCTTTCAATGTTGAGAATTTGCACCCCACTGATCTTGCAACATTTCTGGACCAACAG CATGGAGTGGCTATCAGATCAGGTCACCATTGTGCCCAACCCCTCCATCGCTTCTTAGGAGTCAGCTCAAGTGCACGCGCTAGTCTCTACTTCTACAATACAAAGGAAGATGTGGACTACTTTATCTATGCCCTCAACGACACAGTCAGCTTTTTCAACTCATTCAAGTAA
- the LOC106775402 gene encoding uncharacterized protein LOC106775402 isoform X2 — translation MASISPSSSNSTSTPYVTDLTKQLRLHEVALAELNNHPSSRAVYRKNGNLFFRTTIQTATAMEQKELESTKSKLEGLNSSS, via the exons ATGGCATCGATTTCTCCTTCTTCAAGCAATTCAACCTCCACGCCATATGTTACTGATCTGACAAAGCAACTGAGGCTCCACGAAGTCGCCTTAGCCGAGCTCAACAACCACCCTTCTTCCAGA GCTGTGTATCGGAAGAATGGGAACTTATTTTTTCGCACAACCATCCAAACGGCAACAGCAATGGAACAGA AAGAACTTGAGTCAACCAAATCGAAGCTAGAAGGTCTGAATTCTTCTTCGTAG
- the LOC106775872 gene encoding regulatory protein NPR3 → MAAYSAEPSSSLSFTSSSHLSNGSVSHNICSSYGSDPGPNLEVISLSKLSSSLEQLLIESDCDYSDADIIVEGIPVSVHRCILASRSKFFHELFKREKGTSEKEGKLKYNMSDLLPYGKVGYEAFLIFLGYVYTGKLKPSPMEVSTCVDNVCAHDACRPAINFAVELMYASSIFQIPELVSLFQRRLLNFIGKALVEDVIPILTVAFHCQSSQLVTQCIDRVARSDLDQISIDKELPHELSGKVKLLRQNPQQDLENDTSALDALSLKRITRIHRALDSDDVELVKLLLNESDITLDEAHALHYAAAYCDPKVVSEVLSLGLANVNLRNSRGYTVLHIAAMRKEASIIVSLLTKGACASDVTFDGQSAVSICRRLTRPKDYHAKTEQGKETNNDRICIDVLEREMRRNPLAGESGISSHAMADDLHMKLLYLENRVAFARLFFPSEAKLAMDIAHAETTSEFAGLSASNSKTSNGNLREVDLNETPIVQNKRLLSRMEALMKTVEMGRRYFPHCSEVLDKFMEDDLPDLFYLEKGTQEEQRIKRTRFMELKDDVHKAFSKDKAEFSRSGISSSSSSSSLKDSVVHYRARKV, encoded by the exons ATGGCTGCTTATTCAGCCGAACCCTCATCTTCTTTGAGCTTCACATCATCTTCCCATTTATCAAATGGCTCAGTTAGTCACAACATTTGCTCTTCTTACGGCTCTGACCCTGGACCTAACCTTGAGGTTATCAGTTTGAGTAAGCTTAGCTCCAGCTTGGAGCAGCTTTTGATTGAATCTGATTGTGATTATAGTGATGCTGACATCATTGTAGAAGGAATCCCAGTTAGTGTTCATCGATGTATTCTGGCCTCTAGAAGCAAGTTTTTCCATGAATTATTCAAGAGAGAGAAGGGGACATCAGAAAAAGAAGGGAAGTTGAAGTATAACATGAGTGATTTGTTGCCTTATGGCAAGGTTGGATATGAAGCCTTCCTCATATTCCTGGGTTATGTATATACTGGTAAACTCAAGCCCTCTCCAATGGAGGTGTCTACATGTGTTGACAATGTATGTGCCCATGATGCCTGTAGACCTGCAATTAACTTTGCTGTGGAGTTGATGTATGCCTCTTCCATTTTTCAAATACCAGAGTTGGTATCACTTTTCCAG CGACGTCTACTTAACTTTATAGGAAAGGCTCTTGTGGAAGATGTGATTCCAATCCTTACCGTTGCTTTCCATTGTCAATCGAGTCAACTTGTGACTCAATGTATTGATAGGGTGGCCAGATCAGACCTTGACCAGATTTCAATTGACAAAGAGCTTCCGCATGAACTCTCAGGAAAAGTGAAACTGCTCCGCCAAAACCCTCAGCAAGACCTTGAAAATGATACATCTGCATTGGATGCTTTGTCTCTGAAACGAATCACTAGAATACACAGGGCATTGGACTCCGATGATGTTGAGCTTGTTAAACTTCTTTTAAACGAGTCAGACATTACTTTAGACGAAGCTCATGCTCTTCATTATGCTGCAGCCTATTGTGACCCCAAGGTTGTTTCCGAGGTACTTAGTTTGGGACTGGCTAATGTTAATCTTCGGAATTCTCGAGGTTACACAGTCCTTCATATTGCTGCCATGCGGAAAGAAGCTTCTATTATAGTATCGCTGCTTACAAAAGGGGCTTGTGCATCAGATGTGACTTTTGACGGTCAGAGTGCTGTTAGTATTTGTAGAAGGTTGACGAGGCCAAAGGATTATCATGCGAAAACAGAACAGgggaaagaaacaaacaatgatCGGATATGCATCGATGTTCTCGAAAGAGAAATGCGGAGGAATCCACTGGCTGGAGAGTCCGGTATCTCTTCCCATGCCATGGCCGATGACCTCCACATGAAACTACTATACCTTGAAAACAGAG TGGCATTTGCAAGGCTTTTCTTCCCTTCAGAGGCGAAACTAGCCATGGACATTGCGCATGCTGAGACAACATCCGAGTTTGCTGGTCTCTCTGCATCAAACTCAAAAACTTCAAACGGCAACTTGAGGGAGGTTGATCTGAATGAGACTCCCATAGTGCAAAATAAAAGACTTCTTTCTAGAATGGAGGCCCTGATGAAGACAG TGGAAATGGGGCGGCGGTACTTCCCTCACTGCTCGGAAGTGCTGGACAAGTTCATGGAGGATGACCTACCAGACTTGTTTTATCTAGAAAAGGGTACTCAAGAAGAGCAGAGAATCAAAAGAACACGGTTCATGGAGCTGAAAGATGATGTCCACAAGGCCTTCAGCAAGGACAAGGCCGAGTTTAGCCGCTCTGGCAtttcatcttcatcctcttcatcTTCCCTCAAAGATTCTGTTGTACATTACAGGGCTAGGAAAGTGTAA
- the LOC106774603 gene encoding uncharacterized protein At4g37920, chloroplastic isoform X2, with protein MEQPQASVLCALSRKSRCRRGSRHEGEVATPCKKAQTESNEAMTSCEQCYLPHLIDEDVQRHNDLLDVVKQDPSEISEIVSKRRKDFTEEFFIHFYTVAESYYDNKEKQNELAKIGNACLAAVQAYDAATESIEQVNAAELKFQDIISSPSLDAACRKIDNLAEKKELDSTLVLMITKAWSAAKESDMMKEEVKDILYHLYKTAVGNLQRLVPKEVRIVKYLIQIDDPEEQLSALKDAFTPGEELEGKDVDNLYTTPEKLHTWIKSVVDAYHLSREGSLIREARDLMSPEIIQKLEVLKMVVERNFM; from the exons ATGGAACAACCTCAAGCCTCAGTTCTTTGCGCGCTGTCAAGAAAGAGCCGATGCCGAAGAGGATCCCGCCATGAAGGAGAAGTTGCTACGCCTTGCAAGAAAGCTCAAACag agtCCAACGAGGCAATGACGTCATGCGAACAATGTTATTTACCTCACTTG ATTGATGAGGATGTGCAGAGACACAATGACCTTCTTGATGTGGTAAAACAAGATCCTTCAGAAATTAGTGAGATTGTCTCCAAGCGTCGTAAAGATTTTACCGAGGAGTTCTTTATTCACTTTTATACAGTGGCTGAATCCTACTATGATAacaaagaaaagcaaaatg AATTGGCAAAGATTGGGAACGCATGCTTGGCCGCTGTACAAGCCTATGATGCTGCAACTGAAAGCATTGAACAGGTAAATGCTGCAGAGTTGAAATTCCAAGATATTATCAGTTCTCCTTCGCTTGATGCTGCCTGCAGGAAGATAGACAATTTGGCTGAAAAAAAAGAACTTGACTCAACATTGGTATTGATGATCACCAAAGCTTGGTCAGCTGCGAAGGAGTCGGACATGATGAAAGAAGAG GTAAAGGATATCCTATATCATTTATACAAGACTGCTGTGGGAAATCTTCAGAGACTCGTGCCGAAAGAGGTTAGAATAGTGAAGTATCTTATTCAAATCGATGATCCGGAAGAGCAACTGTCTGCCCTCAAAGATGCATTTACACCTGGAGAAGAGCTTGAAGGAAAGGATGTGGATAATTTGTACAC GACACCAGAGAAGCTTCACACTTGGATAAAGAGTGTGGTCGATGCTTATCATTTGAGTAGAGAAGGTAGCCTCATTAGGGAAGCAAGGGATCTGATGAGTCCGGAAATCATCCAAAAATTGGAGGTGCTCAAGATGGTTGTCGAAAGGAACTTCATGTGA
- the LOC106775402 gene encoding uncharacterized protein LOC106775402 isoform X1: MASISPSSSNSTSTPYVTDLTKQLRLHEVALAELNNHPSSRVQQLQHKKKKKKIRGCVSEEWELIFSHNHPNGNSNGTETKEEQERKVTLMRKYSVVTP; the protein is encoded by the exons ATGGCATCGATTTCTCCTTCTTCAAGCAATTCAACCTCCACGCCATATGTTACTGATCTGACAAAGCAACTGAGGCTCCACGAAGTCGCCTTAGCCGAGCTCAACAACCACCCTTCTTCCAGA GTTCAGCAATTGCAgcataaaaagaagaaaaaaaaaattagag GCTGTGTATCGGAAGAATGGGAACTTATTTTTTCGCACAACCATCCAAACGGCAACAGCAATGGAACAGA gaCTAAAGAGGAGCAGGAAAGAAAAGTCACTTTGATGAGGAAATACAGTGTAGTAACTCCATAG